One stretch of Streptomyces sp. A2-16 DNA includes these proteins:
- a CDS encoding hydrogenase maturation nickel metallochaperone HypA has protein sequence MHEMSIALAVVDQVEEAAARAKDVTAVRSVRLQVGELAGVVPDALAFSFELACAGTLLEGAELITEAVPGRARCTPCAHEWAVGMPPRLTCPACGGTRTDLLTGRELQIVDVHWEDGLGPAHTPTREPISEER, from the coding sequence ATGCACGAGATGTCCATCGCGCTGGCCGTCGTCGACCAGGTGGAAGAGGCCGCCGCACGGGCCAAGGACGTCACGGCGGTGCGATCGGTACGGCTCCAGGTGGGCGAACTCGCCGGCGTCGTACCCGACGCGCTCGCCTTCTCCTTCGAACTGGCCTGCGCCGGAACCCTGCTGGAAGGCGCCGAGCTGATCACCGAAGCGGTGCCCGGGCGGGCCCGCTGCACCCCCTGCGCCCACGAATGGGCCGTCGGCATGCCGCCCCGGCTGACCTGCCCCGCGTGCGGCGGTACGCGGACCGACCTGCTCACGGGCCGGGAACTGCAGATCGTCGACGTGCACTGGGAGGACGGCCTCGGCCCCGCGCACACGCCCACCCGCGAACCGATCTCCGAGGAGCGCTGA
- a CDS encoding HypC/HybG/HupF family hydrogenase formation chaperone — protein MCLAVPGRVLDIEERDGTRMATVDFGGVVKEVCLEYLPDLQVGEYAIVHVGFALQRLDEESARQTLELFAELGLLQEEFGDAWETAATEAGVAPVEEVRNQ, from the coding sequence ATGTGCCTGGCGGTACCCGGCAGAGTGCTGGACATCGAGGAACGGGACGGTACCCGGATGGCCACCGTCGACTTCGGCGGCGTGGTCAAGGAGGTGTGCCTGGAGTATCTGCCCGATCTCCAGGTCGGCGAGTACGCCATCGTCCACGTCGGGTTCGCCCTGCAGCGGCTGGACGAGGAGTCGGCGCGGCAGACGCTCGAACTCTTCGCCGAACTCGGCTTGTTGCAGGAGGAGTTCGGCGACGCCTGGGAGACGGCGGCGACGGAGGCGGGCGTCGCCCCGGTGGAAGAGGTGCGCAACCAGTGA
- the hypE gene encoding hydrogenase expression/formation protein HypE, giving the protein MSDTTDLPVPALDVEAWTCPAPLRDRPRVVMGHGGGGVLSAELVQQIFAPAFGGEVLAQMGDAAILPLGGARLAFSTDSYVVRPLFFPGGSIGDLAVNGTVNDLAMSGARAAYLSCGFILEEGVELDVVTRVSEALGAAARTAGVEVATGDTKVVEAGHGDGIYINTAGIGLVPAGVDLRPQRVVPGDVVIVSGAIGVHGVAVMSVREGLEFGVEIKSDCAALGGLVDAMLAVTSDLHVLRDPTRGGLAASLNEIAQASGTGVVIQERDVPVPPAVANACAILGLDPMYIANEGKLVAFVPREHADAVLGAMRAHPLGADSVIIGETVEEHPGMVVARTGLGGTRVVDLPIGEQLPRIC; this is encoded by the coding sequence TTGTCTGACACCACCGATCTCCCCGTCCCCGCCCTGGACGTCGAGGCGTGGACCTGTCCGGCGCCGCTGCGGGACCGGCCGCGTGTCGTCATGGGCCACGGCGGCGGCGGAGTGCTCTCCGCCGAACTGGTCCAGCAGATCTTCGCGCCCGCCTTCGGGGGCGAGGTGCTCGCCCAGATGGGTGACGCCGCCATCCTCCCCCTGGGCGGCGCCCGGCTGGCGTTCTCCACCGACTCCTACGTGGTGCGGCCCCTGTTCTTCCCCGGCGGCAGCATCGGCGACCTGGCGGTCAACGGCACCGTCAACGACCTCGCCATGAGCGGCGCCCGCGCCGCCTACCTCTCCTGCGGATTCATCCTGGAGGAGGGCGTCGAGCTGGACGTGGTCACGCGCGTGTCCGAGGCGCTGGGCGCGGCCGCGCGCACCGCCGGTGTGGAGGTGGCCACCGGCGACACCAAGGTGGTGGAGGCCGGGCACGGCGACGGGATCTACATCAACACCGCGGGCATCGGCCTCGTCCCGGCGGGCGTCGACCTGCGCCCTCAGCGGGTCGTCCCCGGTGACGTCGTGATCGTCAGCGGCGCCATCGGCGTCCACGGGGTGGCGGTCATGAGCGTGCGCGAGGGGCTGGAATTCGGAGTGGAGATCAAGAGCGACTGCGCGGCGCTCGGCGGTCTGGTCGACGCCATGCTCGCCGTCACCTCCGATCTGCACGTCCTGCGCGATCCGACCCGGGGCGGCCTGGCGGCCTCGCTCAACGAGATCGCGCAGGCCTCCGGGACCGGGGTGGTCATCCAGGAACGCGATGTCCCGGTCCCGCCGGCCGTGGCCAACGCCTGCGCCATTCTCGGACTGGACCCCATGTACATCGCCAACGAGGGCAAGCTGGTGGCCTTCGTCCCGCGCGAGCACGCCGACGCCGTCCTCGGGGCGATGCGCGCCCATCCTCTGGGCGCGGACTCCGTGATCATCGGAGAGACCGTGGAGGAGCATCCCGGCATGGTCGTGGCACGGACCGGCCTGGGCGGGACGCGGGTGGTCGATCTGCCGATCGGGGAGCAACTTCCGCGGATCTGCTGA
- the hypB gene encoding hydrogenase nickel incorporation protein HypB, translated as MCRVVDLRQAVLAKNDASAHELRAHLAARGIAVVNLLSSPGSGKTALLERELLRARERAVPVAALSADLATENDAARLARSGVPVKQVLTDGLCHLEAGMLAGHLDGWLPDDTRLLFVENVGNLVCPASYDLGETLRVTLASVTEGEDKPLKYPTAFGLAHLVVVTKTDIAEAVEFDEAAFRANVQQVNPGVEVLMTSARRGQGVGGLLDRALAALDGTPVHSPVMTRQPPHHTHPHPEATGTMAHTHS; from the coding sequence ATGTGTCGTGTCGTCGACCTGCGGCAGGCCGTACTCGCGAAGAACGACGCGAGTGCCCACGAACTGCGCGCGCACCTCGCGGCTCGGGGCATCGCGGTCGTCAATCTGCTGTCCAGTCCGGGCAGCGGCAAGACCGCGCTGCTGGAACGCGAACTGCTGCGGGCACGGGAGCGCGCCGTTCCCGTCGCGGCGCTGAGCGCCGATCTGGCCACCGAGAACGACGCGGCCCGGCTGGCGCGTTCGGGGGTCCCCGTCAAGCAGGTGCTCACCGACGGACTGTGCCATCTGGAGGCGGGGATGCTCGCCGGGCACCTGGACGGGTGGCTGCCCGACGACACCCGGCTGCTGTTCGTGGAGAACGTCGGCAACCTGGTCTGCCCGGCCTCCTACGACCTGGGGGAGACCCTGAGGGTCACCCTCGCCTCCGTGACGGAGGGCGAGGACAAGCCGCTCAAGTACCCCACCGCCTTCGGCCTCGCCCACCTCGTGGTGGTCACCAAGACCGACATCGCGGAGGCCGTCGAGTTCGACGAGGCGGCGTTCCGCGCGAATGTGCAGCAGGTCAACCCCGGGGTCGAGGTGCTCATGACGTCGGCACGCCGGGGGCAGGGAGTCGGCGGGCTGCTCGACCGGGCGCTGGCCGCCCTGGACGGCACACCCGTCCACTCACCGGTCATGACCCGACAGCCCCCTCACCACACTCACCCGCACCCGGAGGCCACCGGCACCATGGCCCACACCCACTCGTGA
- a CDS encoding nickel-dependent hydrogenase large subunit, producing MAPTTKAAGDGSGLVEMAWDPITRIVGSLGIHTKIDFKQKRVAECYSTSSVFRGYSVFMRGKDPRDAHFITSRICGICGDNHATCSVYAQNMAYGVKPPHLGEWIINLGESAEYMFDHNIFQENLVGVDYCEKMVKETNPGVLELAERTEAPHAAEHGYRTIADIMRSLNPLEGEFYREALQVSRYTREMFCLMEGRHVHPSTLYPGGVGTIASVQLFTDYLSRLMRYVEFMKRVVPLHDDLFDFFYEALPGYEEVGRRRVLLGCWGALNDPEYCDFTYANMTDWGRRMFVTPGVIVDGKLVTNDLTEINLGIRILLGSSYYEDWQGQEQFVTHDPLGNPVDPRHPWNQHTIPTPQKRNFDDKYSWVMSPRWFDGKDHLALDTGGGPIARLWSTALSGLVDIGYVKATGQSVVINLPRTMTKPETTFEWKIPKWSNALERNRARTYFQAYAAAVALHFAEKGLAEVRAGRTQTWEKFEVPEESIGVGFTEAVRGVLSHHMVIRDGKIANYHPYPPTPWNASVRDTYGTPGPYEDAVQNTPIFEENTPENFKGIDIMRAVRSFDPCLPCGVHMYVGGGKTVKSMHVPTGLSGLGG from the coding sequence ATGGCACCGACGACGAAGGCGGCCGGCGACGGCAGCGGCCTGGTGGAGATGGCCTGGGACCCGATCACCCGGATCGTGGGCAGTCTCGGCATCCACACGAAGATCGACTTCAAGCAGAAGCGAGTCGCCGAGTGCTACAGCACCTCGTCGGTCTTCCGCGGCTACAGCGTCTTCATGCGCGGCAAGGACCCGCGCGACGCCCACTTCATCACCAGCCGCATCTGCGGCATCTGCGGTGACAACCACGCCACCTGCTCGGTGTACGCGCAGAACATGGCGTACGGCGTGAAGCCCCCGCACCTCGGTGAGTGGATCATCAACCTCGGCGAGTCCGCGGAGTACATGTTCGACCACAACATCTTCCAGGAGAACCTGGTCGGGGTCGACTACTGCGAGAAGATGGTCAAGGAGACCAACCCGGGCGTCCTCGAACTCGCCGAGCGCACCGAGGCCCCGCACGCCGCCGAGCACGGCTACCGCACGATCGCCGACATCATGCGCTCGCTCAACCCCCTGGAGGGCGAGTTCTACCGCGAGGCCCTCCAGGTCAGCCGCTACACGCGCGAGATGTTCTGCCTGATGGAGGGCCGCCATGTGCACCCCTCCACGCTCTACCCGGGCGGCGTCGGCACCATCGCCTCGGTGCAGCTGTTCACGGACTACCTCAGCCGGCTGATGCGCTACGTGGAGTTCATGAAGCGCGTCGTGCCCCTCCACGACGACCTGTTCGACTTCTTCTACGAGGCGCTGCCCGGGTACGAGGAAGTGGGCCGCCGACGAGTCCTGCTCGGCTGCTGGGGCGCGCTCAACGACCCCGAGTACTGCGACTTCACCTACGCCAACATGACCGACTGGGGCCGGCGCATGTTCGTCACCCCCGGTGTCATCGTCGACGGCAAGCTCGTCACCAACGACCTCACCGAGATCAACCTCGGCATCCGCATCCTGCTGGGCAGCTCCTACTACGAGGACTGGCAGGGCCAGGAACAGTTCGTCACCCACGACCCGCTCGGCAACCCGGTCGACCCGCGCCACCCGTGGAACCAGCACACCATCCCCACCCCGCAGAAGCGGAACTTCGACGACAAGTACAGCTGGGTCATGTCCCCGCGCTGGTTCGACGGCAAGGACCACCTCGCCCTGGACACCGGCGGCGGCCCCATCGCCCGCCTGTGGTCGACCGCCCTGTCCGGCCTCGTCGACATCGGGTACGTCAAGGCCACCGGCCAGAGCGTGGTCATCAACCTGCCCCGCACCATGACCAAGCCGGAGACCACCTTCGAGTGGAAGATCCCGAAGTGGTCCAACGCGCTGGAGCGCAACCGCGCCCGCACGTACTTCCAGGCGTACGCCGCCGCCGTCGCCCTGCACTTCGCGGAGAAGGGACTGGCGGAGGTCCGCGCCGGACGCACCCAGACCTGGGAGAAGTTCGAGGTTCCGGAGGAGAGCATCGGCGTCGGCTTCACCGAGGCGGTCCGCGGTGTCCTCTCCCACCACATGGTGATCCGGGACGGCAAGATCGCCAACTACCACCCGTACCCGCCGACCCCCTGGAACGCCAGCGTCCGGGACACCTACGGCACGCCGGGGCCGTACGAGGACGCCGTGCAGAACACGCCCATCTTCGAGGAGAACACCCCGGAGAACTTCAAGGGCATCGACATCATGCGCGCCGTCCGCAGCTTCGACCCCTGTCTGCCCTGTGGCGTCCACATGTACGTCGGGGGCGGCAAGACGGTGAAGTCGATGCACGTGCCCACCGGCCTGAGCGGACTGGGCGGATGA
- the hypF gene encoding carbamoyltransferase HypF gives MRGPQAPAAVAENTPRRRRVTVRGVVQGVGFRPYLYGLATELALAGHVTNTPEGVVAEVEGNASAVARFCDLIAAQAPPLARVESVHHREMPPVGGTAFTILTSRTGGPARTLVSPDSATCADCLAELAAPADRRHRHPFVNCTHCGPRFTIVTGVPYDRANTTMAGFAMCADCAREYEDPADRRFHAQPVACPACGPRLRLVLAQEARIGRVERADPVTEARALLTRGAILAVKGLGGYHLACDATNQEAVALLRRRKARGDKPFAVMTRTADDVRHLVRLSPAERSLLEGRERPVVLLRRRPHAGGEPRPAEAVAPGSPDLGVMLPYTPVHHLLLGLPGDPDGPRLLVMTSGNLSGEPIVTDDNEALERLAHLADAWLTHDRPIHVPCDDSVVRVCDGEPLVIRRSRGYTPLPVSLPLPVRPALAVGGDLKNAFCLGAGRQAWLSAHIGDMDDVGTQQVFERAVAQLESITGVRPEALVSDRHPGYRSAGWAARNAAHRPVVRVQHHHAHIAAAMAEHGLDGTRPVIGVAFDGTGHGDDGAVWGGEFLLADYDRFTRFGHLAYVPLPGGDAAVRRPYRMALAHLRAAGIDWSDDLACTTACPPDELHVLERQLERGLNCVPTSSMGRLFDAVSSLAGVCHLAGYEAQAAVELEGAALHAPADDTTAYAFALHASEKNRDGAIRADPAPVLATIVGDLRVGVEPALVAARFHRGVTGLVHRMCARARERHGLDTVALTGGVFANTLLSSACAATLREDGFTVLRHHLVPPNDGGLALGQLMVAARTTPTD, from the coding sequence GTGAGAGGTCCGCAGGCTCCGGCCGCCGTCGCCGAGAACACCCCGCGACGCCGCCGGGTCACCGTCCGGGGAGTGGTGCAGGGCGTGGGCTTCAGGCCCTACCTCTACGGCCTTGCCACCGAACTCGCCCTGGCCGGACACGTGACCAACACCCCGGAGGGCGTCGTCGCGGAGGTCGAGGGCAACGCCTCGGCCGTGGCCCGGTTCTGCGACCTGATCGCCGCCCAGGCACCGCCGCTGGCCCGCGTGGAGTCCGTCCACCACCGGGAGATGCCTCCCGTCGGCGGCACCGCGTTCACCATCCTCACCTCGCGCACCGGCGGACCGGCCCGCACCCTGGTCTCCCCCGACTCCGCCACCTGTGCCGACTGCCTCGCCGAGCTGGCCGCCCCGGCGGACCGGCGCCACCGGCACCCGTTCGTCAACTGCACCCACTGCGGCCCGCGCTTCACGATCGTCACCGGCGTGCCGTACGACCGGGCGAACACCACCATGGCCGGGTTCGCGATGTGCGCCGACTGCGCCCGGGAGTACGAGGATCCGGCCGACCGCCGGTTCCACGCGCAGCCGGTCGCCTGCCCGGCCTGCGGGCCCCGGCTGCGGCTGGTCCTCGCCCAGGAGGCGCGGATCGGGCGTGTCGAGAGGGCTGACCCGGTCACCGAGGCCCGCGCGCTGCTGACGCGGGGCGCGATCCTCGCCGTGAAAGGCCTGGGCGGCTACCACCTGGCCTGCGATGCCACGAACCAGGAGGCGGTCGCCCTCCTGCGGCGGCGGAAGGCGCGCGGGGACAAGCCGTTCGCCGTCATGACCAGGACCGCGGACGACGTCCGTCACCTCGTCCGGCTGAGCCCGGCGGAACGGAGCCTGCTCGAAGGCCGTGAAAGGCCGGTCGTCCTGCTGAGGCGGCGTCCGCACGCCGGCGGGGAACCGCGGCCCGCCGAGGCCGTGGCACCCGGCAGCCCCGACCTCGGCGTGATGCTGCCCTACACGCCCGTGCACCATCTGCTGCTCGGCCTGCCCGGCGACCCGGACGGCCCCCGGCTGCTCGTCATGACCAGCGGCAACCTGTCCGGCGAGCCCATCGTCACCGACGACAACGAGGCGCTGGAGCGACTCGCGCACCTGGCCGACGCCTGGCTCACCCACGACCGGCCGATCCACGTCCCGTGCGACGACTCCGTGGTCCGCGTCTGCGACGGGGAGCCACTGGTGATCCGCCGCTCGCGCGGGTACACCCCGCTGCCGGTCTCCCTCCCGCTGCCCGTGCGGCCCGCCCTCGCCGTCGGCGGAGACCTGAAGAACGCCTTCTGTCTCGGGGCGGGCCGGCAGGCATGGCTGTCGGCGCACATCGGCGACATGGACGACGTCGGCACACAGCAGGTCTTCGAGCGCGCGGTGGCACAGTTGGAGTCCATCACGGGAGTGCGGCCCGAGGCCCTGGTCTCCGACCGGCATCCCGGCTACCGCTCCGCCGGATGGGCGGCCCGGAACGCGGCGCACCGGCCCGTCGTACGCGTCCAGCACCATCACGCGCACATCGCCGCCGCCATGGCCGAGCACGGACTGGACGGCACCCGGCCGGTGATCGGCGTCGCCTTCGACGGCACCGGCCACGGCGACGACGGTGCCGTGTGGGGCGGGGAGTTCCTGCTCGCGGACTACGACCGCTTCACCCGGTTCGGACATCTCGCGTATGTTCCACTGCCCGGTGGTGACGCCGCGGTGCGTCGGCCGTACCGCATGGCGCTGGCCCATCTGAGGGCGGCCGGGATCGACTGGTCCGACGACCTCGCCTGTACGACCGCTTGCCCGCCCGACGAACTCCACGTCCTGGAAAGGCAGTTGGAGCGTGGCCTGAACTGTGTCCCCACGTCCAGCATGGGCCGGCTCTTCGACGCGGTGTCCTCTCTCGCCGGGGTGTGCCACCTGGCCGGGTACGAGGCACAGGCCGCCGTCGAACTGGAGGGGGCGGCTCTGCACGCACCCGCCGACGACACCACGGCGTACGCCTTCGCGCTGCACGCGTCGGAGAAGAACCGGGACGGCGCCATACGGGCCGATCCGGCACCCGTGCTCGCGACGATCGTCGGCGACCTGCGCGTGGGTGTCGAGCCAGCCCTGGTCGCCGCGCGCTTCCACCGGGGCGTGACCGGCCTGGTGCACCGGATGTGCGCGCGGGCGCGAGAGCGACACGGGCTGGACACGGTCGCCCTGACGGGAGGCGTGTTCGCCAACACGCTGCTCTCCTCGGCCTGTGCCGCAACCCTGCGCGAGGACGGCTTCACGGTCCTGCGGCACCACCTGGTGCCGCCCAACGACGGTGGTCTGGCGCTGGGCCAACTGATGGTGGCCGCCCGCACCACTCCCACCGACTGA
- a CDS encoding DUF6084 family protein has product MTDFSFACTGVRADRYAAGPTLVFRLRVTAADNARVHALALRCQIRIEPARRGYAPAEADGLADLFGERSRWGSTLQPVQFAQVSVMVPSFTGEIETDLVVPCTYDLEIAATRYLTALTDGEVPLLMLFSGTAFTGTGGFQVEPVPWDREAAFRMPVTAWREMVEQHFPGCGWIRLPRDTMDALLAYRSRHALPSWEATVAALLEEAAEPPAHDPLRALTATTGRTDP; this is encoded by the coding sequence GTGACCGATTTCTCCTTCGCCTGCACCGGCGTCCGCGCCGACCGGTACGCCGCCGGACCGACCCTCGTCTTCCGGCTGCGCGTCACCGCCGCCGACAACGCGCGCGTGCACGCCCTCGCACTGCGCTGCCAGATCCGCATCGAACCCGCCCGCCGCGGCTACGCGCCTGCCGAGGCGGACGGTCTCGCGGACCTCTTCGGCGAGCGCTCACGCTGGGGCAGCACGCTCCAACCGGTGCAGTTCGCCCAGGTCTCGGTCATGGTCCCGAGCTTCACCGGGGAGATCGAGACCGACCTCGTCGTGCCCTGCACCTACGACTTGGAGATCGCCGCGACCCGCTACCTCACCGCCCTCACCGACGGCGAGGTCCCCCTGCTGATGCTCTTCTCCGGTACGGCGTTCACCGGAACCGGCGGCTTCCAGGTGGAGCCCGTCCCGTGGGACCGCGAGGCGGCCTTCCGGATGCCCGTCACCGCCTGGCGGGAGATGGTCGAGCAGCACTTCCCCGGCTGCGGCTGGATCCGGCTGCCCCGCGACACCATGGACGCCCTCCTCGCCTACCGCTCCCGGCACGCCCTGCCCTCCTGGGAGGCGACCGTCGCGGCGCTGCTGGAGGAGGCGGCCGAGCCGCCCGCGCACGACCCGCTGCGCGCCCTCACCGCCACCACCGGAAGGACCGATCCGTGA
- a CDS encoding hydrogenase maturation protease yields the protein MNLPPPPGPRTLVAGIGNVFLGDDGFGVETARRLAEHDLPGHIEVVDIGVRGVHLAYQLLDGYDTLVLVDATARGEAPGTLYVIEHDVGGGSPSPAAPALDGHRMSPDTVLALLGTLCAGTGGEPPRRVLVVGCEPASVDEGIGLSPPVSDAVPEAVRLIEKLLRDGEPSVAQASTAGAPT from the coding sequence GTGAACCTTCCCCCACCGCCAGGTCCCAGGACCCTCGTGGCGGGCATCGGCAATGTCTTCCTCGGAGACGACGGCTTCGGCGTGGAGACCGCCCGCCGGCTCGCCGAGCACGACCTGCCCGGACACATCGAGGTCGTGGACATCGGGGTGCGCGGGGTGCACCTCGCCTATCAGCTGCTGGACGGCTACGACACCCTCGTCCTCGTGGACGCCACGGCACGCGGCGAGGCCCCCGGCACGCTGTACGTGATCGAGCACGACGTCGGCGGAGGGAGCCCTTCACCCGCCGCCCCCGCGCTGGACGGCCACCGGATGAGCCCCGACACCGTCCTGGCACTGCTGGGCACCCTGTGCGCCGGTACCGGCGGCGAGCCACCACGCCGCGTCCTGGTCGTGGGATGCGAGCCGGCCTCGGTGGACGAGGGCATCGGGCTCAGCCCGCCGGTGTCCGACGCCGTACCGGAGGCCGTCCGGCTGATCGAAAAGCTGCTGCGGGACGGCGAGCCGTCCGTGGCGCAGGCCTCAACCGCTGGGGCTCCGACATGA
- the hypD gene encoding hydrogenase formation protein HypD has product MKYIDEFQNPELARRLLDDIHATVTRPWALMEVCGGQTHSIIRHGIDQLLPDKVELIHGPGCPVCVTPLEVIDKALEIASRPEVIFCSFGDMLRVPGTGRDLFQVRSEGGDVRVVYSPLDALRIAQQNPDREVVFFGIGFETTAPPNAMTVHQARKLGIPNFSMLVSHVRVPPAIEAIMSSPSCRVQGFLAAGHVCSVMGMGEYPELAERFRVPIVVTGFEPLDILEGVRRTVQQLERGEHTVDNAYARAVRAEGNPAARAMLEDVFEVTDRAWRGIGVIPQSGWRLAPKYRDYDAEHRFSVEGIRTQEPAECRSGEVLQGLLKPHECEAFGTLCTPRTPLGATMVSSEGACAAYYLYRRLDMPATKAQEATPVV; this is encoded by the coding sequence GTGAAGTACATCGACGAGTTCCAGAACCCGGAGCTGGCACGCCGGCTCCTCGACGACATTCACGCCACGGTGACCAGGCCGTGGGCCCTGATGGAGGTGTGCGGAGGGCAGACGCACAGCATCATCCGCCACGGCATCGACCAACTCCTGCCGGACAAGGTCGAGTTGATCCACGGACCCGGCTGTCCGGTGTGTGTGACTCCGCTGGAGGTCATCGACAAGGCTCTGGAGATCGCCTCCCGACCGGAGGTGATCTTCTGCTCCTTCGGTGACATGCTCCGCGTGCCGGGCACCGGACGGGACCTGTTCCAGGTCCGCTCGGAGGGCGGTGACGTGCGCGTCGTCTACTCACCGCTCGACGCGCTGCGGATCGCCCAGCAGAACCCCGACCGCGAGGTGGTGTTCTTCGGCATCGGCTTCGAGACGACCGCACCCCCCAACGCCATGACGGTCCATCAGGCCCGGAAGCTGGGCATCCCGAACTTCAGCATGCTGGTGTCCCATGTCCGCGTCCCGCCCGCCATCGAGGCCATCATGTCCTCGCCGAGCTGCCGGGTGCAGGGTTTCCTCGCGGCCGGCCATGTCTGCAGCGTGATGGGCATGGGGGAGTACCCGGAACTGGCGGAGCGCTTCCGGGTGCCGATCGTCGTGACGGGCTTCGAACCACTGGACATCCTCGAAGGCGTGCGCCGTACCGTCCAGCAGCTGGAACGCGGTGAGCACACCGTCGACAACGCCTACGCCCGTGCCGTTCGCGCGGAGGGCAACCCGGCCGCCCGGGCCATGCTGGAGGACGTCTTCGAGGTCACCGACCGCGCCTGGCGCGGCATCGGGGTGATCCCGCAGAGCGGCTGGCGGCTGGCGCCGAAGTACCGCGACTACGACGCCGAGCACCGCTTCTCCGTCGAGGGCATCCGTACGCAGGAGCCGGCCGAGTGTCGCAGCGGAGAGGTCCTGCAGGGACTGCTCAAGCCGCACGAGTGCGAGGCCTTCGGCACTCTGTGCACGCCTCGTACACCGCTGGGGGCCACCATGGTCTCCAGCGAGGGAGCCTGCGCCGCGTACTACCTCTACCGACGGCTGGACATGCCCGCCACCAAGGCCCAGGAGGCGACCCCCGTTGTCTGA
- a CDS encoding DUF5947 family protein — MTASPATRTPGLRRFLTQRPPQPERCELCAVAVEAGHRHLVDTEKRALVCACAPCALLMEQPGAAAGRFRTVPARYLTDPGHRLDESAWEALQIPVGVAFLFRNAALDRLVALYPSPAGATESELEPATWTDVLGGSRLAELLEPDVEALLLRRTDGRFECHLVPIDICYELVGRMRLLWQGFDGGAEARAALDAFFADVARRVRPLGEVGHP; from the coding sequence ATGACGGCGTCCCCGGCGACGCGCACGCCCGGCCTGCGGAGGTTCCTCACCCAGAGGCCGCCGCAGCCCGAACGGTGTGAGCTGTGCGCCGTGGCGGTGGAGGCGGGTCACCGTCATCTCGTCGACACCGAGAAACGCGCCCTCGTCTGTGCCTGCGCCCCGTGCGCGCTGCTGATGGAGCAGCCGGGCGCCGCCGCGGGCCGCTTCCGCACGGTCCCGGCCCGCTACCTCACCGACCCCGGACACCGCCTCGACGAGAGCGCGTGGGAGGCCCTGCAGATCCCGGTCGGCGTCGCTTTCCTCTTCCGCAACGCGGCGCTCGACCGGCTGGTCGCCCTCTACCCGAGCCCGGCCGGAGCCACCGAGAGCGAACTCGAACCGGCCACGTGGACGGACGTCCTCGGTGGCAGCCGCCTCGCCGAACTGCTCGAACCCGACGTGGAGGCACTGCTGCTGCGCCGCACCGACGGCCGCTTCGAGTGTCACCTCGTACCGATCGACATCTGCTACGAACTCGTCGGCCGTATGCGCCTGTTGTGGCAGGGCTTCGACGGTGGGGCCGAGGCCCGCGCCGCGCTGGACGCGTTCTTCGCGGACGTCGCGCGACGCGTCCGGCCCCTGGGCGAGGTGGGTCACCCGTGA